The window GGTACTATGAGCGACATGAATTATGATCCTGAGATTTGCAGAAACATTATGGTAGATGTACGTTATGTATTATTTATTGTAGATAAATATGCTGGAGCAACCCATTTAATTGATGAAATGAAATTGGTACATCCTAAAACGGATAAGCAATAAAAAAGTATTCAGTCACATTTTACAGTTAATTAGACCTCACAGATTTTAAAATCTGTGAGGTCTTTTTTTAACTCCTATTTCTTTCTTTTTTACAAAATCAGGAACAGAAAGAGTTTCTCTCTTTAGTTAAACAGAGGTAGATTTGAAGCAAAAAGAGCGAAGCGAATTTTAAAAATTAAACAATCTTCAACAATTTCAACAACTCTTGCTTATAGGTTCTACCAATAGGAAGTCTATTCCCTTGCACATAAATCTCGTTCCCAGAAATTTTATCGACATACCTTCTATTAATTATAAACGATTTATGCACTTGTATAAAATCTGCTTCGGATAGTTTTTCATTCCAATTTTTAAGCGAATCAATAAATGAAAGCTTCTTGTTTTTTGTAATTATTGTAATATAGTTTCTATCGGATTCTAAATACAAAATATCGTTAATTATAATTTTATGAAGTGTTTTATCTACATTTAAAAAGAGGGTTTCTTCTATATTTTCTTCGGAAGAAAGAGCCGATTTTTCGACGCTATTTTCGGCTTTATTAATTGCTTTCAAAAAGCGATCAAACCCAAACGGTTTTACTAAATAATCGACAATAGTTTCTAACTCAAAACTACTAACTGCGTAATCTGGATACGCAGTAGTCATAATAATTGCTGGCGGATTTTTAATGGTTTTAATAAAATCGATTCCGGAAATATCTGGCAGATTAATATCTAAAAAAACCACATCGGTTGTATTACATTTTAAAAAAGTATTTGCTTCAATCGCAGCATTAAAAACACCCAAAAGCTCTAAGTTTGGTAATTTGCTTAAATAGTTCTTTAGAATATTTTGAGCAGGAATTTCGTCTTCTATTATAATGCAAGTCATATGTTTTATTCTTCATGAATTGTCAGGTCGAGCGCAGTCGAGACCTCAATAAACCTCTCGACTGCGCTCGAGGAGACATTAGTATTAATGTAACTTAAGTTTTAAATAAACCTTATATACTTCGTCTTTAAAAACTTCAAGCTTATAATCTTCTTTATAAATGAGCTGTAAACGCTTCTCTAGGTTTCGTAGACCAATCTTAAAATCTTCGGTAGTTACTTTTTCTTTATCATAATCATTGAGACAAACACATTCTAAAACGCCATTTTTCTCCGTAATGGAAACCGAAATATCACTTCCCAAAGTACTATGTTTAAAAGCATTTTCAATAATACAAATCAGCAATAAAGGCGCAATTTGTTTTTCTGAAGATTGTATCGATTTATTATAATTTATATGCTTTACACCTTCGGTTCTAATCCCTTGAAAAGTCATGTAATTATCTATAAACTGCAATTCTTTTTCTAGCGAAACGGTTTTGGCGTTACTTTCATATAACACATGTTTTAGGTTATCAGACAGCATTAAAATAAGCTCCGGAGTTTCCTTCGGTTTTTCTAAAGCATACGAATAAATGGTATTCAGATTATTAAAAAGCACGTGCGGATTTATCTGCGATTTCAAAAACTTCAACTCCATTTCTAAGTGTTCTTGCTTTATTTTTTCTACTTCGTCTTGCTTCTCTAAAAAACGATATAACATCCATATAAATGAAAAGAAAATAAGCGGAACCAAGGTTTGCCATAAATAGTCACTCAAACATTTCATAATAGAACAACCACATTGCGCAAATACATTACAGTATAATTGGGTTGCAAAAAAGGAGATTGCCACAAAAACAAAAACGTAAATAATATACAATCGCTTTTTTATAAAGAAAGGTAGCAGCAATAGATTATTTACATAAACGATAACCACTAAAATAGACAGATACTGTAAAAACGGGTTTTCACGCCAATAATATTGCGAAAAAACAGAAAGAGACACAAATATAAAAAGCATCCAGAATAAGATGTGTACCAATATTTGTGAAGTATGTTTTTTAAGTGTAATCAAGTTTAAAGTTTAATGGTCACTAGGAGTGATTGTTCTCATACCGACTTAAGTTTTGTTGAAAGTACTCAGAAATGACTTAATCCTCAAAAATTAAGTACAAAAACCTCATTTAGTATTGCAAACGACCTAAAAATTGCTGTTTGTTGTTTTAAGTATGCTGTTGGTACTACTTATTGGTGAAAATTGGAATTCTGTATTATGTTTGAATAACAAAAACATCAACAATCATGACTCGAACAATTATTCTATTAATCGCAATTTTAAGTTTTTCAGCAACATTTTCACAAAGCCTAAACCAGCAAGTTTTAGATGAAAAAGGAAACGAAATGCTACTAGGAACCATCAATAAAAAAGGTTTACAAAAAGCCCCTTTTAGCGAATGGTTTAACAAAAATCAGGACGATTATGCGGTGAATAAAAAAATAGCCAATCAACTAAAAGATTCTTTAAACAATTACACTATTAAAGTATTTCTTGGTACTTGGTGTGGAGATAGTAAAAAGGAAGTTCCGCATTTTTACAGTGTTTTAGAAACTGTTAATTTTCCAGAAAATCAGTTAGAAGTTATTGCTTTAGATAGAAAAAGTGAGGCCTATAAACAAGGTCCGAATGGCGAAGAAAAAGGCATGAATATTCACAGAGTACCTACTTTTATTTTTTATAAAAACGGAAAAGAAGCGAATAGAATTGTAGAACATCCACAAGAAACTTTAGAACGTGATATGCTTAAAATAGTGAATGGAGAACGTTATTCATCAAATTATATAGCTGCAAATTATGTGCAAAATTTATTGGCAAGTAAAACTATAGATAGTTTAAAAATAGAAGAAGCCAATCTGGTTTCTATGTTGTCAGAATATGTAGAAGGAAGTAGAGAATTAAACACTTTAGGTTATGTGTATTTACGAGCGAAAGAATTGGATAAAGCGATGTATGTTTTCGATTTAAACACTAAAATCTTTCCATACAAACACAATGTATACGATAGTTTAGCGGAAGCTTATTTTGAAACTAAAAACTATTCCGAAGCACTTAAAACCTATTACAAAGTACTAAGTATACATCCGGAAGACAAAAATGCTCCGGAAATGATTGCTAAGATTACATCTGAAATAGAAAGTGGGAATAAGGATGATAAGTCTTAACTCCTCTTTCTTATGATTTTAAAAAAAATCATAATTCATTCTCCTCTTAAAATAAGAGGAGAGCTTATAACAAATAATAATTTAGTTAATATGTGTTCCTCTCTTTAGCTAAAGAGAGGTGGATTTTCTTTAGAAAATTCGGAGAGTTTGAAGCAAAAATAGCAAAGCGATTTTCAGTTTTAGCAAATAACATAGGAGTAAGCAAACTCTCCTCCTTTTTTCAAGGAGGAGTGGATTTCCATTTAATAAAAAATGGAAAGACGAGGTGGTTTTTAAAACCCTTCCGTCTACCACTAAAAAAAGTGGAAACCACCTTCCCTTAAAAAAAGGGAAGGAATTATTAAGATTGAAGATTCTACATCTTCTTGAATAAAAAAATAAATAATTCCTATTAAACCTTTAATAAAAAAGCAAGTCTAACTACAAAACTTGCTTTTTATTAAATGATTCCACTAATAAATAAAAACGCTATTTATTTAGCGATACTATTCTATTTGTGCTTTAGTTGTAAAGAAAAACATTCGGAAACAAACAAAACGACTACACCTTCGGTAACGACAATCGGTGATATACCTATTTACAATTTTAACGACCTAGAACCACTTCTATACACAAACACGAATAAAACCTATATCATAAATTTTTGGGCGATGTGGTGTGCTCCTTGCGTAAAAGAGCTTCCATATATTCAGGAATATGCAGACAAAAATCCGGACGTAGAAGTTTTATTGGTAAGTATGGATTTTATAAAAGATATAGATACAAAACTTAAGCCTTTTCTAAAAGAAAGAAATATTACTTCCAAAGTTGTTTTATTAGACGATCCAGATGCCAATAGTTGGATTGATAAAGTGAATCCGGATTGGTCTGGAGCGATTCCTTTTACCATTATATTCAATAATAAAACCCGTAAATATTACGAACGATCTTTTGAAAACTTAGAAGATTTAGAAAATCAAATAACTACAAATTTTTAATAATAAATAAACCAAAATCAATAATGAAAAAGATTAGTATACTAATTGCAATTATCTGCATATCTGCATGGGTTTTAACTTCTTGTAAAAACGATACAAGTAAAAAAACAGGAGAACACACAGAACACAAACAGGACGAAAAAGGTCATGGAGAACATGGAGACCATAAAGGACCTCCACCACATGGTGAAAAAGGAGATCATAAAGGACCACCACCACATGGTGAAAAAGGAGATCATAAAGGAGCACCTCGTGGAGGATCACCAGAACAAACAAGAACATTAGAAGAAATTGGAGGTTATAAAATTGGAGATGTAGCAGAAGATTTTTCGCTTAAAAACGTAGACGGATCTATGGTTTCTTTAGCTAGCTATAAAGATGCAAAAGGATACATTGTAACTTTTACCTGTAATGGATGTCCGTTTTCCGTATTATACGAAGACCGTTTGATTGCATTAAACAATACCTATGCACCAAAAGGATATCCTGTAATTGCTATTAATGGTAATAATCATGAAAACGAAAAAGAAAGTTATGAGGCGATGCAAAAACGTTCTGAAGAAAAAGGGTTTACATTTCCTTACTTAGTAGATGAAGGACAAAAAGTATATCCAAAATTTGGAGCCGTTAGAACGCCTCACGTATTCCTATTAGATAAAGATTTAAAAGTACAATATATTGGTACTATTGATGATAATTCAAAATCTCCAGAAAACGTAAAAGTGAAGTATGTAGAAAATGCAATTGCAGCTTTAGAAAAAGGAGAAAAACCAAATCCTAATTTCACAAAAGCGATTGGTTGTCCGATAAAATAAATATATCTTTAGTTTTTAAAAATAAAATTCATGACCTGTCAAGTTTCCTAAAACTGGCAGGTCTTTTTTATAGTAAACATTTCTATTTTAATTAAATAAAGGCATTTTTATTAGAAAACTGGAAGGATTTGAATTGAAAAAAACGAAGTAATTTTTAAATTCTGTCCGTCTTCAACTAAAACATTAATTAACAACTACTTTTTAAGAGGAGGTATCCAAGAAGCATCTTCAAAGGGACTTTCACTTAGCTTAGTTAAATCTACATTAGGAGAAATCATATATTGATTTGGCAACCCATTAAATTCTACTTTAATTTTTGCTTTAATACTTGGATTTACAATACCACTTTCTCTTTCCAATTTTTTACTTATGTATTTAGAAAGGTGAATAAAAGTAAAAGGATCTTCTAACATGTGTATATATTGATTTTTAGTCACATAAGATTTCCCATCCAAATGATAAGTGTTAGAAGTTTTTGTATCCGTTAACGACATATTAAATTCTGTAACATTTCTAGTTTGCATTTTCATTCTCCAAGAAAATCGAGATGCAATCCCTGTCCATTCTGGATTTGTAGTTAAAAACATATATCTAAGAGGAAATAGCAGATGAAAAACAACAAAAACTAAGATGTAAAATGCTGTCGCTCTTCTAAAATTATTCCAACCCTCTTTTTTGTTTTCGATTGTATTATTGGCTTGATTAACTAACCTTTGTTTAGCCATAAATTCCTTTCTTTCTTGTTTGTTTTTAAACTTCTTATCCGTTGCTTTTTTAACTAGAAAAACATCTAAAAACGCTCCTACTTTATCTGAATTTAAAAACAAAATAGTGGAACAAATCATAAAAAACGGAAATATTCCTATATCACTAAAAAGAATTGTTCCATTAATCAAACTAAATATAACTACTAACAATAATCCTACTTTCCTTGTACGCTTATTTAAAAGGATAAATACAATGCTTAGGTCGAATAAAACACCTCCATAGGTAACTAAATTATTCAAAATTGTTTCAGGTAAAAGCTGATATAAGAAGCTTCCGTTAGACTGTTTTATAATAACACTTGTTAAGTTAGTATCTAGCCAATTAGAAGATAATTTTGCAATTCCACCAAAAAAATAAGGTAAACTAATTAGGAATATTAGTATATATTGATTCCAAGCAGGAACTACTTTTACCAATTGTTTTTTAGAAAACTTTGATCGTAAACTATATTTTTTATCCGCTTCAATAAATATCATTACAAAAGCAATTAAGGCTATTAAATATAGATGGTTGTTGTATAAAGTTTTGTCAATAAAGGTGAAATATGAAAAGCCTAAAAAGAAAAATATCATGGCATAACGATACAAAAAACCAAGCGTTATTAATATCGACGAAATAAACATTCCAAAATGAATAGCCTTTAAAGCACCTATAGATAATGGTTTTAAAAATGATAATCCGTAGTATGGAAATAATACTTCTGGGCCTTTCATAAACTGAAAAGTATAATCTACCTCGTAATAATAAATCATTTGGTAAACCATAAAGCATCCAAAAATAATTCGGAAAAAACTTACAATAGAACTATCAATTAATTGGAATAAAAAAGAGTATAGTTTTAATATCATAAAGAAGCATAAAATAAATGAAGCTTTTCAAATATAGCCTTTTTTTTTAAACGAATGTTTAATAGACAACTAAGTACTCTAAAAAAGTACCTCCTCTAAATGATCTCCATTTTCTTCAACAAGAAACTCGCATTCATATTTTGGCAGATGCCGTGTTTTAACTTGTAATCGAAAAAGAGTTCATCATTAATTATTTCTGCATCGAAATAGTAGTTTTTTACTTCGTCTAATTCCTTTTCAATTTCGCATAAACTTAAATCGTGGGTTGCAATAATTCCAGTAGCATTTTTAGAAACTAATTTTTCAACAAACTTACGAGAACCAATAGCTTTGTCTGTAGAGTTGGTCCCTTTTAAAATTTCATCTAGAATAATAAAATAAGAATCGTCTTGTAAGGCATCTACAATAAACTTTAAGCGCGTTAACTCACTAAAGAAATAACTGCTATCATCTGTAAGGGAATCGCTGGTGCGCATGCTTGTGATCAATTTTATAGGATTGTAAATACTAGAGGTGGCACAAATAGGTAAGCCAACATTAGCCATCACAATATGCAAAGAAACGGTTCTTAAAAAAGTACTTTTTCCCGCCATATTTGCTCCTGTAACAATAAAAAACTGTTGGTCATTAATATTTAAATCACTAGTAACTCTTTTGTTTTTATCTAATAAAGGATGTCCTAAATTTTTCGCTTTTATGACAATCTTTTCTTTCACAATTTCTGGAAATACAAAGTCCGGTTGATTAAAAGTATAATTACCTAAAGTATTGTACGCGTCAAAAAAGGAAACCACTTCAAACCAATGCGAAACCGTTGTTTTGTATTGCGCAATCCATTGCTCAATTTGATAAGAATTTCTTATATCAATTAAAAGAAAACCATTACCAAAAATGGTAGAAATTAAATTATTTCTATTATCTAAAGCATCAATGTGTTTTGAAAATTCTTTAAAAATTAAAGACGCTTTTTTTTCTTCTTGCTGAATATATTCTTGTTTTCCTCTTAATAATTTTGAAGAAAAATTTTCCGTTTCCATTTGTTCTAATAAGGAAGCATATTGTTTAAAAGTATCCTTAACCTGATCGGTATTAGCCGCTAAATCGTTTATTCTTTTTAAATATACTCCAGAGATACCAGAACCCAAAAGCAACCAAAAAACTAAAAACAAAAAGGAGATGATTTCAAAGATTCCTAAAAACAGAATTATTCCAGAACCTATAGTAAAAGCAAGAGGTATAAAACGCATGCTTTTTGGTAAAAAGGATTTATGCTCTTTCAACCAATCTGTAATTTTTGATGCTGGCGTTTCCGTTTGAATCAAGCTTGCCACTGCCGAGAAATGTTGTCGCCATTTTGGTTTACCGGCTAATTCCTTGATCGCTTCTTGACGTGAATTTATCCCTTCAATATTATTTGCCGTCAGTTCCTTTACTAAATACTTTGTACCTTCTTCTGTGGCTGTTCGATTTATAAATTGAAAAAAAGAGCCTTTGCCAAACAAATCTACATCTAAACTAAAAGCATGATTTGGGTCTTGAAATTGCAAGCCTTCGTCTCTTCCTTTAAAATCTCCAGAAGCAATTTTTAGTTCTTCTTCATTAATCGCAACTAATGCTTTTTTTAGATTGTGTTGGTATTTTAAATCGGTGTATTTAGAAAGTAAATAGATAAAAGCAACAATACCAACAATTGCTATTCCTATGGCTATTTGCAGGTTACTAAAAGCAAAATAAACTCCAATACCTGTAGCAATAAAAACCGATATTCTAGCAAAACTCAAGCTAGTAAGTTTCTTATACAAAGACTTAACTTCTAATTGATGCGCTTCTAATTCTTGTTTATAAAATGTATTTGGATCTTGCATTTTTTATAATTCTGTAGTGTCTAATTTTTTAAAAACAGTAATAATAGTAGTTACTGCATTTTGATAAAAATTAGGGTGAATATTTTCGTAATCGTCTGTAGGCTTATGGTAATCTTTATGATCTTCTACGCCAAAATAAATAAAGGGAATGTTTACATCATGAAACGGGGCATGATCGGAAGATTGCGTCCAATCATCTAATGTATCACTACCATCATGACCAATAATAAGTTTTATATTTTCGGAAGGCTGTATACTTTTAATTGCTGGTTCTAATTGTTTATAATGAAAAGATCCAACTGCAAATAATTCGTTTTTATTATTTCGGCTAATCATATCCATATTGATATTCAATTTGATATTTTCTAGTGGAATAATAGAATTTTTCACAAAATATTTAGAACCAACCAAACCTAGTTCTTCGGCATCTACAGCAGCCAAAATAACAGAATGCTTTGGTGGGTTTTTCTGGAAGTATTCCGCGAAAGCGAACAATGCTGAAATACCTGAAGCGTCATCATCTGCACCATTATAAATTTTTCCACCTTTTACACCTACATGATCATAATGCGCAGAAAGCACGATGTATTCTTCTGGCTTTACACTTCCTTTTATAAGTCCGAGAACATTAGTACCTGCATATTCTTTACTTCTGCGTGTAAAGGAAAAATGCTGTTCAAAGTTTTTAGTAAGCGGTACCACTTGTAACTCTTGAAATTTATTTATGATATAGTTTTTTGCTTTTTCTGCTCCAGCGGTTCCGGTACGTCTACCTTCAAAAACATCGGAAGATAAAACTTCCACATGATGCAATAAAGAATCTGCGTGGAACCAATTTTGTTCCAATACTTCGACTGCAACCTTTGGCGTTTCCGTTTGACCTTTACAACTTGCTAATGAAAAAAACATTAAAAATAAACTGGTGATATATCTATAATTCATATTCAAAATTTAAAGGTTAAAGCTAAACAAAAAATCCCAAGATTGCTCTTGAGATTTTAATTTATAATGAGATCCTTAAACTACACTTCGACAAGCGCAGTATGACAAAATATTATCCTTTTAAGGATGCTTTTAAGTATTCTGAATTCATACGAGCGATATTTTTTAAAGAAATTCCTTTAGGACATTCCACTTCGCAAGCTCCAGTGTTGGTACAGTTACCAAAACCTTCATCATCCATTTGTTTTACCATGTTTAAAACACGATCTGTAGCTTCAATTTGACCTTGTGGTAACAATGCAAATTGAGATACTTTAGCACCAACAAATAACATTGCTGAAGAGTTTTTACAAGAAGCTACACAAGCACCACATCCAATACAAGTTGCAGAATCAAAAGCCGTATCTGCATCGTGTTTATTAATAGGAATTGTATTTGCATCAATAGTATTCCCTGAAGTATTTACCGAAATAAATCCTCCTGCATGTTGAATTCTATCAAAAGAAGTTCTATCTACAATTAAATCTTTTACAACTGGAAATGCTGTTGCTCTAAATGGCTCGATAGTAATGGTATCGCCATCTTTAAACATACGCATGTGTAACTGACAAGTGGTTACACCACGATCAGGTCCATGTGCTTCTCCGTTAATATATAAAGAACACATTCCGCAAATTCCTTCACGACAATCGTGATCGAAAGCTACTGGCTCTTCATCTTTGTTAATTAATTGTTCGTTTAATACATCTAACATTTCAAGGAAAGACATATCTGGAGAAATATCGGTGACTTTATAATCCACCATTTTCCCTTTATCACTTGCGTTTTTTTGACGCCAAATTTTCAGTGTTAAATTCATAGCTTTCCTTATTTGTATGATCTTTGTTTTAATTCTATATCCTTGAACTCTAATTCCTCTTTATGTAAAACAGCATCGCTAGGTTCTCCTTTGTATTCCCAAGCAGCAACATATGCGAAGTTTTCATCATCACGTTTTGCTTCTCCTTTTTGTTCCCCATCTAATTCTACTGCATCTTCTCTAAAGTGTCCTCCACAAGATTCTTCTCTGTTTAAAGCATCTTTAGCGAATAATTCTCCTAATTCTAAGAAATCTGCAACACGACCAGCTTTTGCTAATTCTTCGTTGTATTCTTCGTTTGTTCCAGGAACTTTTACGTCTTTCCAGAATTCTGCTCGGAGTTCTTTAATTTCTGAAATAGCTTCGGTTAATCCTTTAACGTTTCTAGCCATTCCTACTTTGTTCCACATGATTTTCCCTAATTTCTTATGGAAATAATCTACTGAGTGAGAACCTTTATTAGTAACGAAGAAATCTAAAGTCTTTTTTACTTCTTTTTCCGCATCCTCAAATTCTTTCGAATCTGTAGAAATTGGTCCTGTTCTAATATCATCTGATAAATAATCACCAATCGTATAAGGCAATACAAAATAACCATCTGCTAAACCTTGCATTAATGCCGAAGCACCAAGTCTGTTTGCACCATGATCAGAGAAATTTGCTTCTCCAATACAGTATAAACCAGGAACGGTTGTCATTAAGTTATAATCTACCCAAACACCACCCATTGTGTAGTGTACTGCTGGATAAATCATCATTGGCGTGTTGTATGGATCTTGATCTACGATCTTCTCATACATTTGGAATAAGTTTCCGTATTTATTTTTGATTACTTCTTGTCCTAATTTTTTAACAAGAGCGGCATCATTTTCATTTAATCCTTTAACGTGTGCTGTTTCTTTTCCGTAACGTTGAATTGCCGAAGCAAAATCTAAGAATACAGCTTCACCTGTTGCATTTACACCAAAACCAGCATCACAACGCTCTTTTGCAGCACGAGAGGCAACATCACGAGGTACTAGGTTTCCGAATGCAGGATAACGACGTTCTAAATAATAGTCTCTGTCTTCTTCTTTAATATCTTTAGGCTGTAACGTTTTATTACGAATAGCCTCCACATCTTTCATGTGTTTTGGCACCCAAATACGTCCGTCATTACGTAAAGACTCAGACATTAACGTTAGTTTAGACTGATGATCTCCAGAAACAGGAATACATGTTGGGTGAATTTGTGTGTAACAAGGGTTTGCAAAGTAAGCACCACGTTTATGTGCTTTCCAAGCTGCTGTTACATTACTTCCCATCGCATTAGTCGATAAGAAGAATACATTACCATAACCACCAGTTCCAAGAACTACAGCATGTGCCGAATGACGTTCTACTTCTCCAGTAATTAAGTTACGTGTTATAATTCCACGAGCTTTTCCATCTACTTTAACAACGTCTAACATTTCGTGACGGTTGTACATTTTGATTTTACCACGACCAATTTGACGGTTCATAGCAGAATAGGCTCCTAATAATAATTGTTGTCCTGTTTGTCCAGCTGCGTAAAAAGTACGAGATACTAATACACCACCAAACGAACGGTTATCTAATAATCCACCATATTCTCTTGCAAAAGGAACCCCTTGTGCAACACATTGGTCAATAATGTTTGCAGATACCTCAGCCAAACGGTATACGTTTGCTTCACGCGAACGATAATCACCACCTTTTACAGTATCGTAAAACAATCTATATGTAGAATCTCCATCTCCTTGGTAGTTCTTTGCTGCGTTAATTCCTCCTTGTGCTGCAATAGAGTGTGCACGTCTTGGAGAATCTTGAAAGCAAAATGCTTTTACGTTATAACCAAGCTCTGCTAACGTAGCAGCAGCAGATCCACCAGCTAAACCTGTACCAACAATAATAACATCTATGTTACGCTTGTTTGCAGGATTTACTAAGTCGATATGATTTTTATAGTCTGTCCATTTATCTTTAATTGGACCTTTTGGTATTTTTGAATCTAAAGCCATATTAGATATTTTTTAGTGATTAAAATGATGAAATAATGCAATGAAAATGAATCCTAATGGAATGATAATCGCATATGCTTTTCCGAATCCTTTTAATCCTTTTGTATATTTATTGTTTGCTCCAACCGATTGGAATGCCGAACTAAACCCGTGCAATAAGTGTAATGCTAAGAATACAAAAGCAATACAATATAATGCTACTCTCCAGATATCTACAAACTTATGCTGTAGCTCTTCAAAATATCTAAACTCGCCATTGGCAAGTAATCCAGACATATCGCCTTGAATGTATTTTGTGTTTATTTCTGGCAACCAAAAATCATAAAAGTGTAAACAGATAAAAGCTAAAATTGCTAGTCCGCTGTAAATCATATTACGACTCATCCAGGTAGAATTAGCAGCACCATTATTTTTGGCATAGCTTATTGTTCGTGCTTTTTTGTTTTTAATCTCTAGAACAAATCCCATTACAAAATGGAAAATAACACCAAAAATTAATACAGGTTGCATCACATATTGAATTGCCCAAAAGGTTCCCATATAATGAGAAACTTCATTAAAAGTATCTGCACTAAAGACAGACAACAGGTTAATTGCAAAATGTTGTAATAAGAAAATCATTAGGAAGAGTGCCGAAAGTGCCATGGCAAACTTTCTTCCAATCGAAGAATTTAAAATTCCGCTCATTATTTTGTGTAGTTAGATTATAATTACACAAATATAACAAGCAACGCTAACGCAAGCAAGTGAAAATGCTTTTTATAAATTTATTTAGAATGGATTTAATTAATTGACGCTAGGTATCAGGCCACGAAGCCCCATATCTACTACTTGCTCTCCAGCACTTGGCTCGTATTTCCCGTCGGCATGCACTTCAGTCCACTCAAAGCTATTATTTGTGGAAAAGGATAAGGTTACCACCACATCTTCGGTTTCATTACCTGAAATAGTTAAACCGTTTTCAAATTCTCCAGTTACCACACAAGAACCTTGCGGAATTGGTGACGAATCGAACAACGG is drawn from Lacinutrix sp. WUR7 and contains these coding sequences:
- a CDS encoding LytTR family DNA-binding domain-containing protein, whose amino-acid sequence is MTCIIIEDEIPAQNILKNYLSKLPNLELLGVFNAAIEANTFLKCNTTDVVFLDINLPDISGIDFIKTIKNPPAIIMTTAYPDYAVSSFELETIVDYLVKPFGFDRFLKAINKAENSVEKSALSSEENIEETLFLNVDKTLHKIIINDILYLESDRNYITIITKNKKLSFIDSLKNWNEKLSEADFIQVHKSFIINRRYVDKISGNEIYVQGNRLPIGRTYKQELLKLLKIV
- a CDS encoding sensor histidine kinase — its product is MITLKKHTSQILVHILFWMLFIFVSLSVFSQYYWRENPFLQYLSILVVIVYVNNLLLLPFFIKKRLYIIYVFVFVAISFFATQLYCNVFAQCGCSIMKCLSDYLWQTLVPLIFFSFIWMLYRFLEKQDEVEKIKQEHLEMELKFLKSQINPHVLFNNLNTIYSYALEKPKETPELILMLSDNLKHVLYESNAKTVSLEKELQFIDNYMTFQGIRTEGVKHINYNKSIQSSEKQIAPLLLICIIENAFKHSTLGSDISVSITEKNGVLECVCLNDYDKEKVTTEDFKIGLRNLEKRLQLIYKEDYKLEVFKDEVYKVYLKLKLH
- a CDS encoding thioredoxin family protein, coding for MTRTIILLIAILSFSATFSQSLNQQVLDEKGNEMLLGTINKKGLQKAPFSEWFNKNQDDYAVNKKIANQLKDSLNNYTIKVFLGTWCGDSKKEVPHFYSVLETVNFPENQLEVIALDRKSEAYKQGPNGEEKGMNIHRVPTFIFYKNGKEANRIVEHPQETLERDMLKIVNGERYSSNYIAANYVQNLLASKTIDSLKIEEANLVSMLSEYVEGSRELNTLGYVYLRAKELDKAMYVFDLNTKIFPYKHNVYDSLAEAYFETKNYSEALKTYYKVLSIHPEDKNAPEMIAKITSEIESGNKDDKS
- a CDS encoding TlpA disulfide reductase family protein — protein: MIPLINKNAIYLAILFYLCFSCKEKHSETNKTTTPSVTTIGDIPIYNFNDLEPLLYTNTNKTYIINFWAMWCAPCVKELPYIQEYADKNPDVEVLLVSMDFIKDIDTKLKPFLKERNITSKVVLLDDPDANSWIDKVNPDWSGAIPFTIIFNNKTRKYYERSFENLEDLENQITTNF
- a CDS encoding thioredoxin family protein, producing MKKISILIAIICISAWVLTSCKNDTSKKTGEHTEHKQDEKGHGEHGDHKGPPPHGEKGDHKGPPPHGEKGDHKGAPRGGSPEQTRTLEEIGGYKIGDVAEDFSLKNVDGSMVSLASYKDAKGYIVTFTCNGCPFSVLYEDRLIALNNTYAPKGYPVIAINGNNHENEKESYEAMQKRSEEKGFTFPYLVDEGQKVYPKFGAVRTPHVFLLDKDLKVQYIGTIDDNSKSPENVKVKYVENAIAALEKGEKPNPNFTKAIGCPIK
- a CDS encoding HTTM domain-containing protein, whose protein sequence is MILKLYSFLFQLIDSSIVSFFRIIFGCFMVYQMIYYYEVDYTFQFMKGPEVLFPYYGLSFLKPLSIGALKAIHFGMFISSILITLGFLYRYAMIFFFLGFSYFTFIDKTLYNNHLYLIALIAFVMIFIEADKKYSLRSKFSKKQLVKVVPAWNQYILIFLISLPYFFGGIAKLSSNWLDTNLTSVIIKQSNGSFLYQLLPETILNNLVTYGGVLFDLSIVFILLNKRTRKVGLLLVVIFSLINGTILFSDIGIFPFFMICSTILFLNSDKVGAFLDVFLVKKATDKKFKNKQERKEFMAKQRLVNQANNTIENKKEGWNNFRRATAFYILVFVVFHLLFPLRYMFLTTNPEWTGIASRFSWRMKMQTRNVTEFNMSLTDTKTSNTYHLDGKSYVTKNQYIHMLEDPFTFIHLSKYISKKLERESGIVNPSIKAKIKVEFNGLPNQYMISPNVDLTKLSESPFEDASWIPPLKK
- a CDS encoding DNA mismatch repair protein MutS translates to MQDPNTFYKQELEAHQLEVKSLYKKLTSLSFARISVFIATGIGVYFAFSNLQIAIGIAIVGIVAFIYLLSKYTDLKYQHNLKKALVAINEEELKIASGDFKGRDEGLQFQDPNHAFSLDVDLFGKGSFFQFINRTATEEGTKYLVKELTANNIEGINSRQEAIKELAGKPKWRQHFSAVASLIQTETPASKITDWLKEHKSFLPKSMRFIPLAFTIGSGIILFLGIFEIISFLFLVFWLLLGSGISGVYLKRINDLAANTDQVKDTFKQYASLLEQMETENFSSKLLRGKQEYIQQEEKKASLIFKEFSKHIDALDNRNNLISTIFGNGFLLIDIRNSYQIEQWIAQYKTTVSHWFEVVSFFDAYNTLGNYTFNQPDFVFPEIVKEKIVIKAKNLGHPLLDKNKRVTSDLNINDQQFFIVTGANMAGKSTFLRTVSLHIVMANVGLPICATSSIYNPIKLITSMRTSDSLTDDSSYFFSELTRLKFIVDALQDDSYFIILDEILKGTNSTDKAIGSRKFVEKLVSKNATGIIATHDLSLCEIEKELDEVKNYYFDAEIINDELFFDYKLKHGICQNMNASFLLKKMEII